CTTGCGCGAATGCCTGCATGACATGGTATTTATGCTGCAAAGGGAAGTTGCGGAACGGCTGGTCTCCGCGCCGGGCAGCCGCCGTTACGGACGGCTTTCGGTCATGATGCAGTGCCGTTTTTCCATGCGGCGGCTGTTCGATGTGCCGGCGGCGGCCTTTGCCCCGCCGCCGCGCGTGGAGTCTTCCATGCTGCATTTCGCGCCGCGCGCCGCCCCCCTGTGCGGCGCCGCCGACCCGGCGCTGTTCGCGGAGTTGGTGCGGCGCGCTTTTTCCGGCCGGCGCAAGCTGTTGCGCAATGCCCTCGCCGGGTTCCTGGATATGCAACGCCTGGAGGCCGCCGCCATCCCTGCCTCGGCCCGCGCCGAAGACCTGGCGCCGGAAGATTACGCCCGGCTGGCGGCACCGGTTGGCCTCGGCGAGCCGCGCCTTTCCGGGCGCTGACGGGATATGCCCCGCGTTGTGCACAGTCCGCGGCAATCCGGCAGGCCCGGTCGGGTATGGCCGTCGCTGTGGCGACAGACGGAACGGCTGGAGCGGGGCTTGGCGGCCATAGGAGATCGGGTGGGGCGGCTGGTGGCTTGGTCAATCCCGGCCATGGTGCTGGTCGTTTCCTACGATGTCTCGATGCGGTTCCTGTTCCACCGGGGTTCGGTGGC
This Gammaproteobacteria bacterium DNA region includes the following protein-coding sequences:
- the rsmA gene encoding 16S rRNA (adenine(1518)-N(6)/adenine(1519)-N(6))-dimethyltransferase RsmA, encoding MRAAGRSRARRRWGQHFLRDPDAIAQAVAAIAPRPGQRLVEIGPGDGALTGPLLDAAGALDAVEKDPALGDLLCLRYPPARGLRLYRADALRFDYRRLCVGGGRLRLVGNLPYSISTPLLFLLYDLRECLHDMVFMLQREVAERLVSAPGSRRYGRLSVMMQCRFSMRRLFDVPAAAFAPPPRVESSMLHFAPRAAPLCGAADPALFAELVRRAFSGRRKLLRNALAGFLDMQRLEAAAIPASARAEDLAPEDYARLAAPVGLGEPRLSGR